A single genomic interval of Terriglobus albidus harbors:
- the ggt gene encoding gamma-glutamyltransferase: MKRRHRAVLSLGVAALSFACTSLLTAQDPDGGGGRGRPLPAYRPSVPAIHGLVAAGHPLAAMAGLQMLLKGGNAFDAAIAVGTTLNMMEPQMNSIAGNGFMTIYEKKSGKILSLAMAAGAPLALRAEEMTPETLDWGVKAGLPPGNIGGYLVQFQKYGTMSLKDVLAPAIDYAEHGYPMDRTLAAAIAGAQKRLMQAPTTAKLFFPGGKTPKAGDTFKNPDLANTLKKLVEAEQAALKKGKSRQDAIQAAYDRFYKGDIAEEFERFFKENGGLITKVDMAAVKPEWSEPLHITYRGYDVYSNPSSSRGGFELEMALNLVEPYDLAKMGNMSPEALNLEMEAIKVSKADIYHYVADTRTTKVPVGQLLSKEFAVERGKLIQPGKAITYPSWGELSKGTATAQAALERPKGPLFHDDYEIERDTTSFSIVDPFGNAIACTPTIGGGFGNGVVVGNTGLLLNNGMRLGSTSPYPDNVNYVKPGQRPLLNNSPVIVLKDGKPAFVYGTPGGETIGQTEFEMLVNLIDFKLPVQQAVENPRFAVDAKPNFYKPDSEISITIENRVPAKTTEALKAMGYILKPGGDFTAAVGGMQAIAIDPVTGQMTAGADPRRTGYAVGW; encoded by the coding sequence ATGAAACGTCGTCATCGTGCCGTACTCTCTCTTGGCGTTGCAGCCCTCTCCTTTGCCTGCACCTCGCTGCTGACAGCCCAGGACCCCGATGGCGGCGGTGGACGAGGTCGTCCGCTGCCGGCATATCGTCCTAGCGTTCCCGCGATCCATGGCCTGGTCGCCGCCGGGCATCCGCTCGCAGCCATGGCCGGGCTGCAGATGTTATTGAAGGGCGGCAATGCATTTGACGCTGCGATCGCAGTGGGCACAACACTCAACATGATGGAACCGCAGATGAACTCGATTGCGGGTAACGGCTTCATGACGATCTATGAGAAGAAATCCGGGAAGATTCTCTCGCTGGCTATGGCCGCAGGAGCACCGCTTGCGCTGAGAGCCGAAGAGATGACTCCTGAGACGTTGGACTGGGGCGTGAAAGCAGGTTTGCCACCTGGGAATATCGGCGGCTATCTCGTACAGTTCCAGAAATACGGAACCATGAGTCTAAAAGATGTACTGGCGCCTGCGATTGACTATGCCGAACATGGATATCCGATGGACCGCACACTAGCAGCGGCGATTGCAGGTGCGCAGAAGCGGCTGATGCAGGCTCCAACTACGGCAAAGCTATTCTTTCCCGGCGGAAAGACACCGAAGGCCGGAGATACTTTCAAAAACCCCGATCTCGCCAATACCCTGAAAAAGCTGGTGGAAGCCGAACAAGCAGCATTGAAGAAAGGTAAGTCCCGCCAGGATGCTATCCAGGCCGCGTACGACCGTTTCTACAAGGGCGATATCGCTGAGGAGTTCGAACGTTTCTTCAAGGAGAACGGCGGCCTGATCACCAAAGTCGACATGGCTGCAGTCAAGCCGGAGTGGTCTGAACCTTTACACATCACCTATCGAGGCTACGACGTTTACAGCAATCCATCTTCGAGCCGTGGGGGCTTCGAGTTGGAGATGGCGCTTAACCTTGTAGAACCTTATGATCTGGCGAAGATGGGCAACATGAGCCCGGAAGCGTTGAACCTTGAAATGGAAGCAATCAAGGTCTCCAAGGCGGATATCTACCACTACGTTGCCGACACCCGAACGACAAAGGTCCCGGTCGGGCAGCTTCTCTCCAAGGAGTTCGCGGTAGAACGAGGCAAGCTGATCCAACCGGGTAAGGCCATCACCTACCCTTCGTGGGGTGAATTATCGAAAGGCACAGCCACTGCCCAGGCGGCTCTGGAGCGCCCGAAAGGCCCACTCTTTCACGATGACTATGAGATCGAGCGGGACACGACGAGCTTCTCGATTGTCGATCCCTTCGGCAACGCCATCGCCTGCACACCGACCATCGGCGGCGGATTCGGCAACGGTGTGGTTGTCGGAAATACCGGTCTGCTGTTGAACAATGGCATGCGCCTTGGCTCAACCTCGCCCTATCCCGACAATGTGAACTATGTGAAGCCGGGTCAGCGGCCCCTCCTCAACAACTCTCCCGTGATTGTGTTGAAAGACGGCAAGCCAGCGTTTGTCTATGGCACACCCGGGGGAGAGACTATCGGTCAAACCGAGTTCGAGATGCTGGTGAATCTCATCGACTTCAAGCTACCTGTGCAACAGGCAGTTGAAAACCCGCGCTTCGCCGTAGACGCCAAACCCAACTTCTATAAGCCGGACTCTGAGATATCGATCACGATCGAGAACCGTGTCCCTGCCAAAACCACAGAAGCACTGAAGGCCATGGGATACATCCTCAAGCCCGGAGGCGACTTCACAGCGGCTGTCGGCGGCATGCAGGCCATTGCCATCGATCCTGTTACTGGACAGATGACTGCCGGCGCAGATCCCCGGCGCACCGGCTATGCCGTCGGTTGGTAG
- a CDS encoding WD40 repeat domain-containing protein, protein MKLKILSLLQIATVTTLSAQGTRQWTQSRYDEFERGKPSGVAIRSDGSLLPAPSTRLVFTSDGNYLWTAAVDAAGNTYLGSGALSGGTAAVLKVDGQGKSEKIFETKEMAIQAVRIAANGKLYAATSPDGKIYRIDGPGQSSVVLDTATLPEKPKYLWDIALSSKGDIYVATGAPAAVYKLTAGGKPELLLKSGDQHIRCLLLGPDGTLYAGSDGAGVIYRIKPGEKPFAIYDAPRHEITALALGPDGMLYAAGVGDKRSPNLPPLPVQGNQAVSVTILPGSANAASSNTLIPEGSEIYQIAPDGTPRRLLTLREDVIYALTMRSGQLLIATGNRGRIYSTDPAVPGVFTDVAHLDASQGMAFTPTATGVYIATSNSGRLFRLEDKPATSNTYLSDVFDAGVFSQWGRIELRGSQAAELYLRSGNVENPEINWTDWIRVTPNTKPSALTNARYTQWKAVLSPDSRIDSVTLNYLPKNLAPMVDDLVVQAGARMNPQPAGQGQTVQITFPRASVNPGFVIPQDPNPPLIAQKDKNSITARWAAHDDNGDDLMYSIYYRGDNETAWRLLKDQVNEKYYSWDAAQLPDGGYTLRVVASDAPSHNPGETLAGERVSERFEVDTTPPVPGQLTATMANNQIHALLEATDATSAIDHAEYSLDAGPWQYLEPAGKLSDSPTEHYDFTLPITGSAAEHTLAVRIYDRFENVATAKTVIRSAGR, encoded by the coding sequence ATGAAGCTAAAGATTCTATCTCTCCTGCAAATTGCTACTGTAACTACACTTAGCGCTCAAGGAACACGTCAGTGGACTCAGTCCCGCTATGACGAATTCGAACGTGGCAAACCGAGCGGGGTGGCCATACGCTCTGACGGCAGCCTGTTGCCGGCGCCGTCCACTCGCCTGGTCTTTACCAGTGATGGCAATTACCTTTGGACCGCGGCGGTAGATGCAGCCGGCAATACGTATCTGGGAAGTGGAGCTCTTTCTGGCGGAACCGCGGCCGTCCTAAAAGTAGATGGTCAAGGAAAATCCGAAAAGATATTCGAAACAAAAGAGATGGCTATCCAGGCGGTGCGCATCGCCGCAAATGGAAAGCTCTATGCCGCGACATCTCCGGACGGCAAGATCTATCGGATTGATGGCCCCGGCCAGTCGTCGGTGGTCCTCGATACGGCCACTCTTCCCGAGAAACCCAAGTACCTGTGGGATATCGCTCTGTCCTCGAAAGGCGACATTTACGTTGCGACCGGAGCTCCGGCAGCCGTCTATAAGCTGACTGCCGGTGGGAAACCCGAGCTCCTGCTCAAGTCCGGCGACCAGCATATTCGCTGCCTGCTGCTCGGCCCTGACGGAACACTCTATGCGGGCTCTGATGGCGCGGGCGTGATCTACCGCATCAAGCCGGGCGAGAAGCCATTTGCAATTTATGACGCACCGCGGCATGAGATTACGGCCCTGGCACTCGGGCCCGACGGCATGCTCTATGCGGCAGGCGTCGGCGACAAGCGCAGCCCCAACCTTCCTCCCCTGCCCGTCCAGGGAAATCAAGCCGTCTCGGTCACCATTCTTCCCGGCTCGGCTAACGCCGCATCCTCGAACACCCTGATCCCCGAGGGATCAGAGATCTACCAGATCGCTCCGGACGGAACGCCACGCCGGCTGCTGACGCTGCGCGAAGATGTGATCTACGCCCTCACGATGCGCAGCGGCCAGCTGCTCATCGCCACCGGCAATCGCGGCCGCATCTACTCCACGGACCCTGCGGTTCCCGGCGTCTTCACAGATGTCGCCCACCTGGACGCCTCTCAGGGAATGGCTTTCACTCCGACGGCAACGGGAGTCTACATCGCCACCAGCAACTCGGGCCGGCTGTTCCGCCTGGAAGACAAGCCAGCAACGAGTAACACCTATCTTTCCGATGTCTTTGACGCCGGTGTCTTTTCGCAGTGGGGCCGGATCGAGCTGCGGGGCTCCCAAGCGGCAGAACTCTACCTCCGCTCCGGGAATGTCGAGAACCCTGAAATCAACTGGACCGACTGGATAAGGGTCACTCCAAATACCAAACCTTCCGCATTAACGAATGCTCGCTATACCCAATGGAAGGCGGTACTTAGCCCCGATTCAAGAATCGACTCCGTCACATTGAACTACCTTCCAAAAAACCTGGCTCCAATGGTCGATGATCTGGTCGTGCAGGCAGGAGCGCGCATGAATCCGCAACCTGCGGGCCAAGGCCAGACGGTACAGATCACCTTCCCGCGCGCGAGTGTGAATCCTGGTTTCGTCATTCCTCAGGACCCGAACCCTCCCTTGATCGCGCAGAAGGACAAGAACTCGATTACAGCTCGCTGGGCCGCCCATGACGATAACGGCGACGATCTGATGTATTCGATCTATTACCGGGGAGACAACGAGACGGCCTGGCGATTGTTGAAAGACCAGGTCAACGAGAAGTACTACTCATGGGATGCAGCGCAGCTTCCGGACGGAGGCTATACGCTGCGGGTGGTTGCATCTGATGCGCCCAGCCACAATCCCGGAGAGACGCTCGCGGGAGAACGGGTCAGTGAACGTTTCGAGGTCGACACCACGCCTCCTGTTCCAGGCCAGTTGACTGCAACGATGGCGAATAACCAGATTCACGCCTTACTGGAAGCAACCGACGCCACTTCAGCTATTGATCATGCCGAGTATTCGCTCGATGCGGGACCGTGGCAGTATCTGGAACCTGCGGGCAAACTGTCGGACTCACCTACGGAGCACTACGACTTTACCCTGCCAATAACCGGATCAGCGGCTGAACACACCCTGGCGGTGCGGATCTACGACCGGTTTGAAAACGTAGCGACCGCGAAGACGGTTATTCGGTCCGCCGGTCGATAA
- a CDS encoding glycosyltransferase family 2 protein, whose product MPKYSVVVPFHNEEESVTALYDRLKAVMEQVGDSFELVFVDDGSRDRTYRLLREVAAVDSRVVVIKLRRNFGQTSALAAGFDHSQGDFILSMDGDLQHDPAEIPLFLAKLEEGYDVVSGWRARRLDNVVMRQIPSRIANWAMARLSGVEIHDFGTTFKAYRRELIQSIPLYGEMHRFIPALASWYGASICELPIKISNREHGKSHYGISRTIRVFFDLLTIRFLLKYMTRPLHFFGRIGLAGFVTGGAIALWLAVLKLFLHQHIMAAHGPAMGFAGVLVLAGIQMIGIGLLGELQVRHFHSTQHRAPYAVDQVIRSRSSEESLMQ is encoded by the coding sequence GTGCCTAAATACTCCGTCGTCGTGCCGTTTCACAATGAAGAAGAGAGTGTCACCGCGCTGTATGACCGTCTGAAAGCGGTGATGGAGCAGGTCGGTGACAGCTTTGAGCTTGTCTTCGTGGACGATGGTTCGCGCGACCGCACTTACCGTTTGCTGCGTGAGGTGGCCGCAGTCGATAGCCGCGTCGTCGTGATCAAGCTGCGACGCAACTTCGGCCAGACCTCGGCGCTGGCTGCCGGGTTCGATCATTCCCAGGGAGACTTTATCCTCTCCATGGACGGGGATCTGCAGCATGATCCCGCGGAGATTCCGCTCTTCCTCGCCAAGCTGGAGGAGGGATACGACGTGGTCAGCGGATGGCGCGCCCGCCGCCTCGACAATGTCGTCATGCGGCAGATTCCGTCACGTATCGCCAACTGGGCGATGGCGCGCCTCAGCGGTGTAGAGATCCACGATTTCGGCACAACCTTCAAGGCGTACCGCCGCGAGTTGATTCAGTCCATCCCGCTCTATGGGGAGATGCACCGCTTTATCCCCGCACTTGCAAGCTGGTATGGAGCCAGCATCTGTGAGTTGCCGATTAAGATCAGCAATCGCGAGCATGGCAAGAGTCACTACGGCATCTCACGCACGATCCGCGTTTTCTTCGATCTGCTGACGATCCGCTTCCTGTTGAAGTACATGACCCGGCCGCTGCATTTCTTCGGCCGTATCGGTCTGGCGGGGTTTGTCACCGGGGGAGCCATTGCGCTCTGGCTCGCCGTGCTTAAGCTTTTTCTGCACCAGCACATCATGGCCGCACATGGACCGGCGATGGGATTCGCCGGTGTGCTCGTCCTGGCCGGTATTCAGATGATCGGTATCGGTCTGCTGGGCGAACTGCAGGTGCGCCACTTCCATTCGACGCAGCATCGCGCGCCGTATGCCGTGGACCAGGTTATTCGTTCGCGCTCGTCTGAAGAGTCTCTGATGCAGTAG
- a CDS encoding SpoIVB peptidase S55 domain-containing protein, which produces MFRAALAFVLVTLPLTSISQSAGTAPPTTTSFYPLGDVHRGQHATAWTVFEGITPEPMDVEILGLLRNAIGPGQDMILARLHGAKPEYTGVVAGMSGSPVYIDGKLLGALSYRIGQFSKEPIAGITPIEQMLQVRNSALPVIPATPATTSGAPDPTLRPTSTSGEIVPMETSLVFTGFSQDTVALFQDRFTSLGLHPVAGIGSASPGEKQPEPIVPGSAVSAVLVDGDLSIAGTCTVTYVDPKQLLACGHPITQYGNISMPMTKAQVLATLSSPLNSFKIVNTTETVGAFTQDRASAILGQFGQTAEMIPVTVAVNGGKPMHFRVLNNRELTPQALLASVYQAIHGTNTYASELSYRVGGTMSLAGYPPVSFSTVAAQTELAPAAIVAALAVNDRFQPIYNSPAEQPTITGLNLRVETLPGRRTAQLEAARLSVVEASPGDEITVETTVTPYQSAARIIRIPVKLPSTLDPGPVRILVSDGATLDRLLAQQLPSSLPLRDTIAQLNERHPNDRVYVTVLDHAAQAVINAQALPQVPLSIANIYQPLQDSRRMNLNGESLREAGSAPTDNALTGSQVLTLNIR; this is translated from the coding sequence ATGTTTCGTGCCGCTCTCGCTTTCGTCCTGGTCACCCTCCCGCTGACCTCAATTAGCCAATCAGCGGGCACGGCTCCGCCTACGACCACGAGTTTCTATCCGCTCGGAGATGTTCACCGCGGCCAGCATGCCACCGCATGGACGGTTTTCGAGGGGATCACGCCTGAACCGATGGATGTTGAGATCCTCGGCCTGCTCCGCAACGCCATCGGGCCGGGACAGGACATGATCCTGGCACGGCTGCATGGTGCAAAGCCGGAGTACACCGGCGTAGTTGCCGGTATGTCCGGATCTCCGGTGTATATCGACGGCAAGCTCCTCGGTGCACTCAGCTACCGGATCGGCCAGTTCAGTAAGGAACCCATCGCCGGCATCACGCCCATTGAGCAGATGCTGCAGGTACGCAACTCGGCTCTACCTGTGATTCCTGCCACACCGGCTACCACCTCAGGAGCCCCGGATCCTACGCTCCGGCCAACATCCACCTCAGGTGAGATTGTCCCGATGGAGACCTCACTCGTCTTTACCGGCTTCTCGCAGGACACTGTCGCGCTTTTCCAGGATCGCTTCACCTCGCTAGGCCTGCACCCCGTAGCGGGCATCGGTTCGGCGTCGCCTGGAGAGAAACAGCCGGAGCCGATCGTGCCCGGCTCGGCCGTTTCAGCCGTGCTTGTCGATGGCGATCTCTCCATCGCCGGCACATGCACGGTCACGTATGTCGACCCGAAGCAGTTGCTCGCCTGTGGTCATCCGATCACGCAATACGGCAACATCTCCATGCCGATGACGAAGGCCCAGGTGCTGGCCACGCTTTCGTCGCCCCTGAACTCCTTCAAGATCGTGAATACGACGGAGACCGTTGGCGCCTTCACCCAGGATCGCGCTTCGGCTATCCTCGGTCAGTTCGGTCAGACCGCGGAGATGATCCCGGTCACAGTTGCAGTTAATGGCGGCAAGCCGATGCACTTCCGGGTCCTCAACAACCGGGAGCTCACTCCTCAGGCTCTGCTGGCCTCGGTATATCAGGCAATCCACGGAACCAATACCTACGCGTCGGAGCTCTCCTATCGGGTGGGTGGAACGATGAGCCTCGCCGGTTATCCGCCGGTAAGCTTCTCGACTGTCGCCGCGCAGACGGAACTTGCTCCCGCTGCGATTGTTGCGGCTCTCGCCGTCAATGATCGCTTCCAGCCCATCTACAACTCTCCGGCCGAGCAGCCAACGATCACCGGTCTGAACCTGAGAGTAGAGACGCTTCCCGGTCGCCGTACAGCCCAGCTCGAAGCGGCCCGCCTCAGCGTCGTCGAGGCCTCCCCTGGCGATGAGATTACCGTCGAGACGACGGTCACTCCCTATCAGAGCGCCGCGAGAATCATTCGTATCCCGGTAAAGCTACCCTCCACGCTCGACCCCGGTCCAGTGCGCATCCTGGTCTCAGATGGAGCGACTCTCGACCGTCTGCTTGCCCAGCAACTTCCCTCGTCACTCCCCCTGCGCGACACCATCGCGCAGCTCAATGAGCGGCATCCAAACGACCGGGTATACGTGACCGTGCTGGACCACGCAGCTCAGGCGGTCATCAATGCGCAGGCGCTACCCCAGGTCCCACTCTCCATCGCCAACATCTACCAGCCGCTTCAGGACTCGCGGCGTATGAACCTCAACGGAGAAAGCCTGCGCGAAGCCGGCTCAGCCCCCACCGATAACGCCCTGACCGGTTCCCAGGTTCTGACTTTGAATATCCGCTAA
- a CDS encoding PQQ-binding-like beta-propeller repeat protein: MLSEMKTASFAAPAASMLLTAVVSLAQLSPAAPNAANDLIHPQGTNLGIYVFSARCAGCHDSHRAGIPDRYELNRFTAEDIFKSISEGSMTQYAADLTEIQKRVMAVYVAGRPFASSPAGDATQMPNRCKVSTAAKDSSSTEWNGWGADGTNARYQQKTSISPQNVARLKLKWAFGFPNGNSAYTQPTVVGGRVFVSSDTGYVYAIAAKSGCVFWSFRANAGVRTAIVIGPGKGTGAKEVAYFGDIKGNIYAVDALSGRKLWIMRTDTHPLARITGAPVLYRGTLFVPISSLEESGGGNANYPCCTFRGSLAAYQATTGKLIWKSYTIQDEPHPVRKTSIGTQLWAPAGAGLWSSPTLDLKRNAIYVATGNGYTEPAAHETDAILAFDMRTGKRLWAHQMLANDHYVRDCPGKYRPNVSLTQRSETCPDSLGPDVDFGNSPILRTLPDGRPLIVVGQKDGNAWALDPEKQGELVWNRQLTASFENGGGGMQWGSAADREHAYFPVTRGGGKFGMAAVKLATGEVIWRADPPLGAQAPATVIPGIVFSGSSSGALHAYSAATGQSLWSYDTNRVFDTVNQVEAKGGGMGGASGPVVVGGMLFVTSGSADLFGGPQRGNVLLAFELAE, from the coding sequence ATGCTGAGCGAAATGAAGACCGCATCGTTCGCCGCCCCGGCAGCTTCCATGCTGCTCACCGCTGTCGTGTCGCTTGCGCAATTGAGTCCCGCTGCACCGAATGCGGCGAATGATCTGATCCATCCTCAGGGGACGAACTTGGGAATCTATGTATTTTCGGCGCGTTGCGCCGGGTGTCATGATTCACATCGCGCTGGCATTCCAGACCGTTATGAATTGAACCGGTTCACCGCGGAAGATATCTTCAAAAGCATCAGCGAAGGCTCCATGACGCAATATGCCGCTGACCTCACAGAGATTCAGAAGCGTGTCATGGCGGTGTATGTAGCCGGGCGGCCTTTCGCTTCTTCTCCCGCCGGCGACGCGACTCAGATGCCGAACCGGTGCAAAGTATCGACCGCCGCGAAGGATTCTTCATCCACTGAGTGGAATGGATGGGGGGCGGATGGGACGAATGCACGCTATCAGCAGAAGACTTCCATCAGCCCACAGAATGTTGCGAGATTGAAGCTCAAGTGGGCATTCGGATTTCCGAATGGCAACTCCGCATATACGCAGCCGACGGTAGTTGGCGGACGGGTCTTCGTGAGTTCTGATACAGGGTACGTATACGCCATTGCCGCGAAGAGTGGATGTGTCTTCTGGTCCTTCCGCGCGAACGCCGGTGTGCGTACAGCGATCGTCATCGGACCCGGGAAGGGAACTGGTGCGAAAGAGGTTGCCTACTTCGGTGACATCAAAGGGAATATCTATGCTGTCGATGCACTTTCCGGGCGGAAGCTATGGATAATGCGCACCGACACGCATCCGTTGGCCCGTATTACCGGTGCTCCGGTGCTTTACCGCGGAACGCTCTTTGTCCCGATTTCTTCTCTAGAAGAGTCTGGAGGAGGAAATGCCAACTATCCCTGCTGCACTTTTCGCGGATCGCTCGCTGCCTATCAAGCTACAACCGGAAAACTAATCTGGAAGAGCTACACGATTCAGGATGAGCCGCATCCCGTTCGGAAGACATCGATCGGTACGCAGCTCTGGGCGCCTGCCGGCGCGGGTTTGTGGTCGTCACCGACGCTCGATTTGAAACGCAATGCCATCTACGTCGCCACGGGCAATGGATATACCGAGCCTGCGGCGCACGAGACAGATGCGATCCTGGCATTCGATATGCGTACCGGAAAGCGGCTTTGGGCTCACCAGATGCTGGCGAACGATCACTATGTGCGCGACTGCCCGGGAAAGTATCGGCCGAATGTATCGCTGACGCAGCGCTCCGAGACATGCCCCGATTCGCTTGGGCCTGATGTGGACTTCGGTAACTCGCCTATATTGCGCACACTCCCGGACGGACGTCCTTTGATTGTCGTCGGGCAGAAGGATGGCAATGCCTGGGCCCTCGATCCTGAAAAACAAGGAGAGCTTGTCTGGAACAGGCAGCTTACCGCGAGCTTTGAGAACGGTGGCGGCGGCATGCAATGGGGCTCGGCCGCCGACAGGGAGCATGCTTATTTCCCGGTTACTCGCGGCGGAGGTAAGTTCGGCATGGCCGCCGTCAAGCTGGCCACGGGGGAGGTCATATGGCGGGCAGATCCTCCGCTTGGAGCACAGGCACCGGCTACAGTCATTCCCGGTATCGTCTTTTCCGGATCGTCGAGCGGCGCCTTGCACGCCTACTCAGCCGCCACGGGGCAGTCGCTCTGGAGCTATGACACCAACCGTGTCTTCGATACGGTCAATCAGGTCGAAGCAAAAGGCGGAGGTATGGGAGGGGCCTCGGGTCCTGTAGTTGTCGGGGGAATGCTTTTTGTTACCTCAGGATCAGCCGATCTTTTCGGCGGACCGCAACGGGGAAATGTATTGCTGGCTTTCGAGCTGGCAGAGTAG
- a CDS encoding FliM/FliN family flagellar motor C-terminal domain-containing protein, with protein MESVIETEHPGSPELGASEQNPAPEEWTSLAHLSVPLSVSIPLPHISLGGLMALAPGQVLVSHWPTNHDVPLSAGEVFVAMVDFERVGDQLGVRLSGFQMKAQTT; from the coding sequence ATGGAAAGCGTAATCGAGACCGAACACCCCGGCTCCCCCGAACTTGGAGCAAGCGAGCAGAACCCGGCTCCGGAAGAGTGGACTTCCCTGGCGCACCTGTCAGTGCCACTCTCGGTCTCGATCCCTCTCCCTCATATCTCCCTTGGGGGGTTGATGGCACTGGCTCCAGGTCAGGTCCTTGTGAGCCACTGGCCCACCAACCACGATGTTCCCCTGAGTGCCGGCGAGGTATTTGTGGCGATGGTCGACTTTGAACGGGTGGGAGATCAGCTTGGTGTTCGTCTTTCCGGTTTCCAGATGAAAGCGCAGACGACATGA
- a CDS encoding FliM/FliN family flagellar motor switch protein, protein MSEKFHDLRLPLTLCFGTRNMPLGEVLELTQGDVFSLERTLDEPVRILAGGKEIAKAEVVAVDGNYAVRILSTTTASETLQTSANE, encoded by the coding sequence ATGAGCGAAAAATTCCATGACCTGCGCCTGCCGTTGACCCTATGCTTCGGCACGCGAAACATGCCGTTGGGAGAGGTGCTGGAACTCACCCAGGGCGATGTATTTTCTCTGGAAAGGACGCTCGACGAACCTGTCCGCATCCTTGCCGGAGGAAAAGAGATCGCAAAAGCAGAGGTCGTGGCGGTGGACGGCAATTACGCCGTCCGCATCCTGTCCACTACTACTGCATCAGAGACTCTTCAGACGAGCGCGAACGAATAA